The stretch of DNA TAATATTACTAAGCATTCTCTAACGATCAGACAGAAAATTGGCTACCTCCCTGAAACCCCGCCTTTGTACACCAGCATGACCGTGTTGCAATATTTAAAGTTTGCCGCTGAGATAAAAGATGTCCCGTCCAAAAAACAAGCGGTTAAGATTGCTAAAGTGCTAGAAGAGTGTGATTTAGAACAGGTAAAACAAAAAACGATTTCAACATTATCTAAAGGCTATAAGCAAAGGGTAGGGATTGCGCAAGCGATTATTCATGAGCCTAAACTGCTTATTCTAGATGAACCCACAAGTGGCCTAGATCCTATGCAAATTCAGCAAGTATTAGCACTTATAAGCAACCAACGAGAACAAAGAACGGTATTGTTGAGCACGCACACTTTGCCTGAAATGGAAAAAATAGCACAGCGTATTTTGATGATTAAATCAGGTCAACTAGTGGTTGATGAATCCTTGGATACATTGCTTAAAAACGGGATAGGCAGAGATAGAGTGGATACAGGCAATAACAATATATCGGCATCACAAGATTGCCCGTCTAAATCATCGACCTTGGAACAAATTTTTATTGATTATCATCAACAGCCGCAAATGCACAATGGTGGTGATTACTGATGCATAAAGTCCTCGCATTAACCAAAAAAGAGCTGCATGGCTATTTTAGTAGCCCTATTGCTTATCTCGTTCTAATCGCTTCGTTATCTTTGTTTAATATGCTTTTCTTTATGATCATTGATCAAAATAGGGAAGTATCATTACGTGATATTTTTCAAGTGATGGAGTTTATGTTTATTTTCATAATTCCATTACTCACGATGAAGCTATTTGCAGAAGAGAAGTCCAACGGCACGATGGAGTTTTTACTAACATCCCCCCTAACACCGACCATGATAGTGTTAGGTAAGTATTTAAGTATGCTTGTTTTTTACTCGCTATTAATTGCTCTAACAAGCGTTTACTATTTTATTGTTGAATATTATGGTGATCCCGACGTTTACAGTATTTTGTCAGGCTATATTGGTATCTGGTTAGAGGGAGCACTCTTCATTGCCATCGGCTTACTGACCTCTTCATGGACACGCAACCAAATAATTGCCGCAATGACCTCTTACTTAATTCTATTTATACTTTACTTTTCAAGCACCTTTACTAAATATGTCACCGGCTTTGCTGAAACGTTTGTTACCCAGTTTAGTACGCGTACTCACCTCGAAAACTTTGCCATCGGCATGATCACTGCCAGTGATATTATCTATTACTTAGCGGGAATTTTACTTTGCTTAGTACTTACCCGTATAAGTATTGACCATAGGGTGTGGCAATAAATGACGCTTAAAAATAAAATTAGCATGATGCTTAATAAATTATTCCCAGCCTTGGTGGGGATAACCGTGTTTGTCTTCACCGTAGGATTATCGTTATTTTATATTGAAGGCCAATTTGCCCTATTAAGCTTGAGTCTCGCCAGTTTCTTAACGCTCAGTGGCGCAATTTCATTTATTGGCTTGCTGCTTTTAAGCAAGAGTCTAAGAAACACTGACGCTAACTCAACGAAAGTGGCATCCGTTGCCAATCGTGGACGATGGAAAAAAGTCTTCATTATTTTATCTATGGTCATGGGGAGCTTAGCGTTTCTTGGTATCAGTCATTATGCTGCTAACAGCATTCCTATGCGCTGGGATGTGACAAAAGCCAAGCAACACACCTTATCTAAAAACACTGTCGATTTTATCAGTTCGTTAACCCAGAAAGTCGAATTAACCGCATTTTATGTGGGGATGCCGCCAAAATATTTACAGGATCTGTTTAACGAATACGAACGACTATCTGCAGGTCTAATTAGCACGAAAATAATCGACCCGATTGAGAATATTTCTTTTGCGGCTAAATTTGGTAATGTGGTCAGCGGCAAGGAAAGGAAAGTTATCGTACAGTCGGGTGATGTGCGTAAAGATATTGATTTCACTGATGAACCGCTGACGGAAGAAAAACTGACTAATACCATTGCCCGTGCTAGTCGTTCACCAAGGCAAGTTTACTTTCTCAGTGGCCATGGTGAATACTCGATTTCAAATGAAGATAATCTTGGCTTATCCACCTTTAAGCAATTGTTAGCCGATAACAATATGCAAAGTAAACCGCTGATGTTAGGCA from Shewanella sp. Choline-02u-19 encodes:
- a CDS encoding ABC transporter ATP-binding protein — its product is MSILTVEHISKSFGALQALDDVSFEINQGDIVGFLGKNGAGKTTLMRIITSFLAPSSGRIFIDGDNITKHSLTIRQKIGYLPETPPLYTSMTVLQYLKFAAEIKDVPSKKQAVKIAKVLEECDLEQVKQKTISTLSKGYKQRVGIAQAIIHEPKLLILDEPTSGLDPMQIQQVLALISNQREQRTVLLSTHTLPEMEKIAQRILMIKSGQLVVDESLDTLLKNGIGRDRVDTGNNNISASQDCPSKSSTLEQIFIDYHQQPQMHNGGDY
- a CDS encoding ABC transporter permease gives rise to the protein MHKVLALTKKELHGYFSSPIAYLVLIASLSLFNMLFFMIIDQNREVSLRDIFQVMEFMFIFIIPLLTMKLFAEEKSNGTMEFLLTSPLTPTMIVLGKYLSMLVFYSLLIALTSVYYFIVEYYGDPDVYSILSGYIGIWLEGALFIAIGLLTSSWTRNQIIAAMTSYLILFILYFSSTFTKYVTGFAETFVTQFSTRTHLENFAIGMITASDIIYYLAGILLCLVLTRISIDHRVWQ